One segment of Fusarium oxysporum f. sp. lycopersici 4287 chromosome 15, whole genome shotgun sequence DNA contains the following:
- a CDS encoding hypothetical protein (At least one base has a quality score < 10): MMKPDWPRTRKPDRESNESQRYSYGDTNIDLFNRDQSAYSNEIGSLSSEESSNDYESSEDEDDFEESEREVSLDDWMSDAGSRDAPDMSLFRQDPGHKSENETAAKSSEDFLELLFGLSLSLSMEALVNG; this comes from the coding sequence ATGATGAAACCAGACTGGCCTAGGACACGTAAACCGGATCGCGAATCCAATGAAAGCCAGCGATACAGCTATGGAGATACCAACATTGATCTCTTCAATCGCGATCAAAGTGCATATAGCAATGAAATCGGCAGCCTATCTAGTGAAGAATCCAGCAACGATTACGAAAGtagtgaagatgaggatgatttTGAAGAGAGCGAAAGAGAAGTCAGTCTCGATGACTGGATGTCTGATGCGGGCAGTCGGGATGCGCCTGACATGTCGCTATTCCGGCAGGACCCAGGCCACAAATCTGAAAACGAAACTGCAGCAAAGAGCTCTGAAGActtccttgagctcctctTTGGACTCAGCCTATCACTCAGCATGGAAGCTCTTGTGAATGGATAA
- a CDS encoding hypothetical protein (At least one base has a quality score < 10), whose protein sequence is MSLTVPVSIARSLNYKQALQLAGQLGPAVIGLTQLWNQWRDGKASRQQEQTYQEIRDALPQLLNSIQAREIRVVPNAFNSTPAFLAYFEAAALGSITLVLLDVASAIRRVGASLDAIRSELEIANIARVQGWGHGGFGAYVHRFAQNEMAAVDGTQDGQHHFFYVWHPDNDWYPAFEERQAENPLGPAFGGYHHDLATICLRMRADREALIATTDYGRAAMFHLVIPAYYPLVMDHPIAFADELLPLVITGGRHRGTDLVWLAVYRSPNRERPHLNFVSLLPQGHENLAISMGGFVGFLLGAAGCSVAATAFPPCAPVAGIVIEPLIASALASWTVGAAGIVYEVATEESTQILGDPIFLE, encoded by the coding sequence ATGAGCCTCACTGTTCCCGTCTCCATTGCCAGAAGCCTCAATTACAAACAGGCCCTCCAACTCGCCGGACAATTAGGGCCCGCGGTGATAGGGCTAACTCAGTTGTGGAATCAGTGGAGAGACGGGAAGGCTTCAAGACAACAGGAGCAGACGTACCAGGAAATACGGGACGCTCTACCGCAGTTACTCAACAGTATTCAAGCGAGAGAAATTAGGGTCGTCCCCAATGCGTTTAATTCGACCCCAGCCTTCCTAGCCTACTTCGAGGCGGCCGCCCTGGGCTCTATAACCTTGGTACTGTTGGATGTCGCTAGTGCCATCAGGAGAGTCGGTGCAAGCCTTGATGCCATACGGTCCGAACTCGAGATTGCAAACATCGCCAGGGTACAAGGTTGGGGTCACGGTGGGTTCGGCGCCTACGTGCATCGCTTCGCCCAGAATGAGATGGCTGCCGTCGACGGTACACAGGATGGTCAACACCACTTCTTCTATGTATGGCACCCGGACAACGATTGGTATCCTGCATTCGAAGAAAGACAGGCAGAAAATCCCCTTGGTCCTGCGTTCGGAGGCTATCATCATGATCTTGCGACAATATGCCTGAGGATGCGAGCCGATAGAGAAGCTCTTATTGCAACGACCGATTATGGGCGTGCCGCCATGTTCCATCTTGTTATTCCAGCCTACTACCCGCTCGTGATGGACCATCCCATTGCCTTTGCTGACGAACTGCTACCGCTGGTCATTACCGGGGGCCGTCATCGAGGTACCGACCTTGTGTGGCTTGCCGTTTATCGGTCTCCTAACAGGGAGAGACCGCATCTCAACTTTGTCAGTCTCCTGCCCCAGGGTCACGAGAACCTAGCGATAAGTATGGGAGGGTTTGTCGGTTTTTTGTTGGGTGCGGCTGGGTGTTCAGTTGCAGCAACGGCTTTCCCTCCTTGCGCTCCAGTTGCAGGAATCGTGATTGAGCCATTGATCGCGTCCGCGTTGGCGTCCTGGACGGTGGGAGCGGCAGGTATAGTTTATGAGGTGGCGACAGAAGAAAGCACCCAAATTCTAGGGGATCCTATTTTCTTGGAGTAA
- a CDS encoding hypothetical protein (At least one base has a quality score < 10): MKRLEQAVHALICICMATDVLAVPLPVWIKRITASMELDVSILTITDWYAIGLTGFLVLLALRRAIRIILRCICPPVLRRLGRRISQWAVRCLAYRGPFRRGSSVDIITWAHILIFLSYLTSNLSCIIIGAGNVAEACSRAGKLAFINLIILYIGPCLDFIASVLRFRLRVQRRIHAGAGYVVAILSTIHVVGAFSRHGLSAIDQGHSLYATLVAGIFLGSLTWQVGETVYMNGWWFQSVSLSQNGSYDYIQVRMTLRKPVKVEPGQYINLWIPLGPLSGLQSHTFTVANWSIRAQTELKVFVGVNRGLTSKLRDAVKRGLKSNIGLYMGPYGATIAMKGYETILLVATGLGVVAVAPYLQGLVHATRAHEIRSAPVHLIWHIPSWKQAHAVFDIIDFALALDEGDDTEEGGGNPPQISGTKISMCYEEEKSSLPPKVRLFIREMEKKESEKPGRTRIKVYNRDLPLETLLINDAVISPAQGDSEKPTMIAASVSKDMRNKLVKFAGEHSSAVDLVFTDYQP; this comes from the exons ATGAAGCGGCTGGAACAAGCCGTCCATGCACTTATATGCATCTGTATGGCAACCGACGTCCTGGCTGTCCCCCTTCCCGTGTGGATCAAAAGAATCACCGCATCAATGGAGCTTGATGTCAGTATCCTAACCATAACGGACTGGTACGCAATAGGGTTGACGGGCTTTCTCGTATTGCTAGCCCTGCGGCGTGCCATACGAATCATCCTCCGTTGCATATGTCCACCGGTCCTCCGCCGCCTGGGAAGAAGAATCTCCCAATGGGCGGTGAGGTGTCTGGCGTATAGAGGCCCATTCCGTCGCGGAAGTAGCGTGGACATCATCACCTGGGCTCATATTCTCATATTTCTCTCTTATCTTACATCCAACCTGAGCTGCATCATCATCGGTGCTGGGAACGTGGCAGAAGCCTGCTCCAGAGCGGGCAAGCTTGCATTCATTAACCTCATAATCTTGTATATTGGTCCCTGCCTTGACTTCATCGCTTCCGTCCTGCGATTTCGGCTTCGTGTTCAGAGGCGAATACACGCCGGTGCAGGGTACGTAGTTGCCATTCTGTCCACCATCCACGTCGTAGGAGCGTTCTCCAGACACGGATTGTCTGCCATAGATCAGGGGCACAGTCTTTATGCTACTTTA GTTGCCGGTATCTTCCTAGGCTCTCTGACCTGGCAGGTCGGGGAGACTGTGTATATGAATGGTTGGTGGTTCCAGTCCGTGTCCCTCAGTCAAAATGGTAGCTACGATTACATCCAGGTCAGAATGACGCTGAGAAAGCCAGTCAAGGTCGAGCCTGGGcaatatattaacttatgGATCCCGTTGGGCCCGCTATCAGGGCTACAGAGTCACACGTTCACGGTTGCCAACTGGTCGATCCGTGCCCAAACAGAACTGAAGGTATTTGTCGGGGTCAACCGCGGCCTCACCAGCAAGTTACGGGATGCAGTGAAGCGCGGCCTCAAGTCTAATATCGGTCTTTATATGGGCCCCTACGGAGCTACAATCGCTATGAAAGGATATGAAACGATCCTGTTAGTTGCCACTGGCCTAGGTGTGGTGGCTGTTGCGCCGTATCTACAGGGGCTAGTCCATGCGACTCGTGCGCATGAAATCCGTAGCGCGCCCGTACATCTGATCTGGCATATCCCATCCTGGA AGCAAGCACATGCGGTTTTTGACATTATCGACTTTGCCCTCGCCCTTGACGAAGGCGATGACACGGAGGAGGGAGGCGGAAACCCCCCGCAAATATCGGGTACAAAGATTTCCATGTGCTACGAGGAGGAAAAATCCTCATTGCCCCCTAAAGTCCGGCTGTTCATCCGagaaatggaaaagaaggagagtGAGAAGCCAGGTAGAACCAGGATCAAGGTTTACAACCGTGACTTGCCTCTCGAGACATTGTTGATCAACGATGCAGTGATAAGCCCTGCTCAAGGCGACTCCGAGAAGCCTACCATGATCGCAG CCTCAGTTTCCAAAGATATGAGGAATAAGCTCGTCAAATTTGCAGGAGAGCATTCAAGCGCGGTCGACCTCGTGTTTACAGATTATCAACCTTGA
- a CDS encoding hypothetical protein (At least one base has a quality score < 10), with protein MDNEKQPDKRATRLGAFFSSSDIIADFESKSPKVIPPQIDTSGYEPTADKKAKTLLKSIPDIPPKAQQVSKPPKRVAFAGLPVIVENPTAILNPKKHVEDNRITASLEHDQAKTNRLERHFERCYKITLGRNMDVQLARTKPAAFEEKPLLLDEKQSSVLFWTLSGSESEEQVSVVRKIENRRFVKGIGVYTMPTPGEFTVVYEFMPVSLAEIAASRKVRGPELAYILKQILDGLLYLEEHDIGHPELSCSNVLLDTSGQVKIWGQHFCSYGTTDNLLAGFWRITVELMNGYLKKDMRGDHVDYAKWTAYPAAVDFYKCLETLNHAQRNEERLLPTKTRALHSRFETVKEVGK; from the exons ATGGACAATGAGAAGCAACCGGATAAGAGGGCCACTCGGCTTGGAGCTTTCTTTAGCAGCAGCGATATTATTGCAGACTTTGAGAGTAAATCACCGAAAGTGATTCCTCCGCAAATAGACACCTCGGGTTATGAACCCACCGCCGACAAAAAAGCCAAAACccttctcaagagcatcCCTGACATTCCGCCCAAGGCTCAGCAAGTCTCGAAGCCTCCCAAGAGAGTTGCTTTTGCCGGTCTCCCAGTGATAGTTGAGAATCCCACGGCTATCCTGAACCCTAAAAAGCATGTAGAAGATAACAGAATAACCGCATCATTGGAGCATGACCAAGCCAAAACCAACCGTCTAGAGCGGCACTTTGAGCGATGCTACAAGATCACACTAGGTCGAAATATGGACGTACAGTTGGCGAGGACAAAACCAGCGGCTTTTGAGGAGAAACCGCTATTACTTGACGAGAAACAAAGCAGTGTCTTGTTTTGGACCCTGTCTGGATCCGAAAGTGAAGAACAGGTATCTGTAGTCCGTAAGATTGAGAACAGGAGGTTCGTCAAAGGAATCGGGGTCTATACGATGCCTACGCCAGGTGAGTTCACCGTAGTGTATGAATTCATGCCAGTATCTCTTGCAGAGATCGCAGCGTCTCGTAAAGTCCGTGGTCCTGAATTGGCCTATATTCTGAAGCAG ATTTTGGATGGTCTTTTGTACCTTGAGGAACACGACATAGGTCACCCAGAGTTGAGTTGCTCCAACGTGCTACTGGATACATCTGGCCAGGTCAAGATTT GGGGCCAGCATTTCTGTTCCTATGGGACGACCGATAACTTGCTCGCCGGATTTTGGCGAATAACGGTAGAACTCATGAATGGCTATCTGAAGAAAGACATGCGAGGAGATCATGTTGACTACGCAAAGTGGACGGCATATCCAGCAGCTGTCGACTTTTACAAATGTTTGGAGACTCTGAACCACGCTCAACGTAATGAAGAACGTCTGCTACCGACTAAGACTAGGGCACTTCATAGCAGATTTGAAACAGTCAAAGAGGTAGGTAAATGA
- a CDS encoding hypothetical protein (At least one base has a quality score < 10), whose protein sequence is MDSRTRRERLSKEKQQHFLGIASIRFGALDFDWCRQRNPLSGSLDQKNVASLETMFRRGCDWSPEQVSHQIPALIDPALLEESLQRAEKSLSLEDLKKEDGVFAELDLADGRVICLKGEHRVLASDATVVNRKKRWIVRLYSTETDLSEDARNDLADERASERQMIDAEYFYNITLFWLKNGDPDQGPRPNPWFAQLMRHSEGKAKDLKRLWSGPSSQGDLLRRFHEIPALFWGISLGNVGKTIAMPRQQTRNQIKRVFDFWDYICCHDVSMKLRLDMNTVKVVSGRASGAYAGLNLANSGEILRNFDTTERAAILSRLELATTDRVVPTLGILFRNTLYLQSARDLWDDLNNGFEERGDGRCLLQVSDTRFKLVHVSEIDQFEIARRQLWLFDLREFPSLPRDVTSKRAEPKSCVDEAKLFELAVLAHRLGCRSDQIDHIRTNTCWRPSPMQSVYKQDSNIDSKPYKHGKPHPEDLKRYKNKPQGIDELLHRAAEVGECELIDDEYRPRIQGASEQLICQEDQLRASISELQERYDQLLSQESQCQRRIDNKKQEENKLDESIRAKKAQGQNLENQKTQLQTELNQGEAAKRDLDTEYQTLCQEVADQRQSLSALNSKKEAANDDLKRLEHQKNNVEQVINTLESRKKELESEAQEVRNQEEEAALFPIEEDTPPPTSETSDLQRMAFPVEMRRKTRVVKTEIELTAWLEVLEQRGYSMVDQHMKTLVPHSCFKALKDEEQEKDRLIILLKEFHSEYDFLEEGCLQWAKKRARVEYIFRDADEIREKKRTRVNQTDDVDDIL, encoded by the exons ATGGATTCCCGTACCCGCAGAGAGAGGCTGAGCAaagagaagcagcagcattTCTTAGGCATAGCAAGCATCAGGTTTGGAGCCCTAGATTTTGACTGGTGCCGACAACGGAATCCGCTCAGTGGGAGCCTAGATCAGAAGAATGTGGCTAGTTTGGAGACCATGTTTAGGCGTGGATGTGACTGGTCCCCGGAGCAGGTCAGCCATCAGATCCCGGCCTTGATCGATCCGGCACTGCTCGAAGAAAGTCTACAGAGAGCCGAGAAGAGCCTCTCCCTTGAGGACCTCAAGAAAGAAGACGGGGTATTTGCGGAACTAGATCTTGCTGATGGCAGAGTGATTTGCCTCAAAGGTGAACACCGAGTTCTGGCCTCTGACGCCACCGTCGTAAACCGGAAAAAGCGTTGGATTGTTCGTTTGTACTCAACAG AAACAGACCTAAGCGAAGATGCAAGAAACGACCTGGCAGATGAAAGGGCGAGTGAGAGGCAAATGATAGATGCCGAGTACTTCTACAATATCACTTTGTTCTGGTTGAAGAACGGCGATCCTGATCAAGGACCCCGGCCCAACCCATGGTTCGCTCAGCTTATGCGTCATTCCGAGGGCAAAGCGAAAGACTTGAAGCGGCTATGGTCGGGTCCGTCCTCTCAAGGAGACTTATTGAGGCGATTCCATGAGATCCCTGCCCTCTTCTGGGGAATCAGTCTCGGCAACGTAGGAAAGACAATAGCCATGCCGAGACAACAG ACCCGAAATCAGATTAAACGTGTGTTTGACTTCTGGGACTACATCTGCTGTCATGATGTGAGTATGAAACTGAGATTAGATATGAACACTGTCAAGGTGGTCAGTGGCAGAGCCTCAGGTGCATACGCCGGCCTCAACCTCGCCAACAGTGGCGAGATCTTGCGTAACTTCGACACCACAGAACGAGCCGCCATCTTGTCTCGGCTCGAATTAGCCACGACGGATCGAGTTGTTCCAACGTTAGGGATCCTCTTTAGGAATACCCTATATCTACAGAGC GCGCGGGACCTATGGGACGATTTGAACAACGGATTTGAAGAGAGAGGCGATGGTCGTTGCTTGTTACAGGTATCTGACACACGTTTCAAACTGGTCCACGTCAGTGAGATTGACCAATTCGAGATCGCACGCAGACAGCTGTGGCTTTTTGATTTACGAGAATTTCCATCCTTACCTCGTGATGTGACGTCAAAACGAGCTGAGCCCAAGAGCTGCGTGGACGAGGCCAAGCTCTTTGAACTCGCGGTGCTTGCTCATAGGCTCGGATGCCGATCGGACCAGATAGATCATATACGGACCAATACGTGCTGGAGACCATCTCCTATGCAGTCCGTCTACAAACAGGATTCGAATATTGATTCAAAGCCTTACAAGCACGGCAAACCCCATCCCGAGGACTTGAAGAGGTACAAAA ATAAACCGCAAGGTATCGACGAGTTGCTGCATAGGGCGGCCGAGGTGGGCGAGTGCGAACTGATTGACGACGAATACCGGCCTAGGATACAGGGGGCCAGTGAACAATTAATATGCCAAGAGGATCAGCTACGCGCATCAATTTCCGAACTGCAGGAGAGGTATGACCAGTTACTCTCGCAGGAATCGCAGTGTCAGAGAAGAATTGACAACAAAAAACAAGAAGAGAATAAGCTCGACGAAAGCATCAGAGCCAAGAAAGCGCAGGGACAGAATCTGGAAAATCAGAAAACGCAACTCCAGACTGAACTAAATCAAGGAGAAGCGGCTAAGAGAGATCTGGACACAGAGTACCAGACCCTGTGTCAGGAAGTTGCAGACCAGCGACAGAGCCTCTCTGCCCTCAACTCCAAGAAAGAGGCGGCCAATGACGATTTAAAACGCCTTGAACACCAAAAGAATAATGTTGAGCAGGTTATTAACACCTTGGAATCCCGCAAGAAAGAACTCGAATCAGAAGCACAGGAGGTGAGAAATCAAGAG GAGGAGGCGGCCCTTTTTCCGATCGAAGAGGACACCCCACCGCCCACGTCCGAAACCTCAGACTTGCAAAGGATGGCATTCCCGGTGGAAATGAGGAGAAAAACAAGGGTCGTAAAGACGGAGATAGAGTTGACGGCATGGTTAGAGGTACTTGAGCAACGAGGCTACAGTATGGTTGACCAGCATATGAAGACATTGGTGCCTCACTCATGCTTCAAAGCTTTGAAGGACGAGGAACAGGAAAAGGACAGGCTCATAATTCTCCTCAAAGAATTTCATAGCGAGTATGATTTCCTGGAGGAGGGTTGTCTCCAGTGGGCAAAGAAAAGGGCAAGAGTAGAGTATATTTTCCGGGATGCCGATGAGATaagggaaaagaagaggaCAAGGGTAAATCAAactgatgatgttgatgatattctTTAA
- a CDS encoding hypothetical protein (At least one base has a quality score < 10), with translation MEEDALPPYEPVTCAEQRTVKVVPHPVQQYDLFQLPKYNKTWHAHIIRCDEKGSEFPAWKMPSVYTVGSLPDSHCVVVVTSRIRQKFNEIYRQYILREVEAGDDVFLDIFTPNNKNIEKYGLEAAKRKTRSDVLGRAVEGVATTGLALYRYYMKIIPVNSDRLPLEWALLGYHLGVSEPEVRDQFTLLSLLLELHFVQDLNSDDVSQLLEKKGQDGWEKYLEMRASLATENIVENTDEEMHEILLVRGLLEFAGHQARVLYYQHDPEGTPQDQERTITDSCRILGRTLRCVFEAKDEGESERSNRMHGRMQIPRPLGAHEVRERLIQSGYSNIEISELSVNLPIFLPIGIPVPYRETLPATLVNGLKRKVVMDAITVMSSSDTYMLHLPALRGEENHIMMFLLYLVKNGLEPEVTTAWMNSTEGQSIYDHTLTRMREQLQSLEQSILCLNTLRAYLYLLDPPEPAIEPVYACYLCDFTYLLHGDTQINRRSVLEVVAGSAQKTLIRLPPGVAQIAMPITRPPPVHWCDGFVDRYWQHRSNEAMTHEEAYRRTVLSIATYPAMPQKEQQITPELVSWLVDLRPGQVQDIGGDVTTQHIQEELKNSMYLGNYLGKEVCYIGSSWPGGGTSSQSTGERIILGEHASELAQQLCLLHELIIFDLGSGDSEKLLPIFNELEKAEKACRYFAVDVNRASLESHVQRLSKRYKHVDCYGLHGSFEDARRVAMGMPGKKVGISCSSTLTDFEPKKLHRILQGWHEVVDQLIVSQHEPVEKKELEISYHTTQFTEFVRGGWDQANRLLGWTEFDDERWKLQCEITDLPQCHMFRSEDFQRIIQNSGWRVSKCYQDGKTKMSMYNIIPAQKADAGPCRLPHRLNTLEVCNPIE, from the exons ATGGAAGAGGACGCTTTACCACCATATGAACCAGTCACATGTGCGGAACAAAGAACCGTG AAGGTTGTTCCTCATCCGGTGCAACAGTATGACCTTTTCCAGCTGCCAAAATACAATAAAACTTGGCATGCTCACATCATCCGCTGTGATGAGAAGGGTTCCGAGTTTCCTGCATGGAAGATGCCCTCTGTCTACACTGTTGGGTCACTTCCCGATAGTCATTGTGTCGTGGTTGTTACCTCTCGCATTCGACAAAAATTCAACGAGATATACAGACAATACATCTTGCGTGAAGTCGAAGCCGGAGACGACGTCTTCCTCGACATTTTCACGCcaaataataaaaatatagAAAAATACGGCCTAGAGGCAGCGAAAAGGAAGACCCGGTCTGATGTCCTCGGGAGGGCCGTCGAAGGCGTTGCCACCACTGGTCTCGCGCTATATCGGTATTACATGAAAATCATCCCCGTCAATTCCGACCGACTGCCACTTGAGTGGGCACTGTTGGGTTATCACCTAGGA GTGTCAGAACCGGAGGTCCGCGATCAGTTTACGTTGTTATCCCTGCTTCTTGAACTACATTTCGTGCAAGATCTGAACAGCGACGACGTATCTCAACTCCTTGAGAAGAAAGGACAAGATGGGTGGGAAAAATACTTGGAGATGAGGGCATCCCTGGCAACTGAAAACATAGTCGAGAATACCGATGAAGAGATGCACGAAATATTACTGGTCCGTGGACTGCTGGAATTTGCTGGTCACCAGGCGCGTGTTCTCTATTATCAGCACGACCCAGAAGGGACCCCGCAAGACCAAGAGAGGACCATCACTGACAGTTGTCGCATACTTGGTCGGACCCTTCGTTGTGTTTTCGAGGCCAAGGACGAAGGCGAGTCCGAAAGGTCAAACAGAATGCATGGGAGAATGCAGATCCCTAGGCCCTTAGGTGCACACGAAGTACGAGAGCGCCTCATCCAGTCGGGATACTCAAACATCGAAATTTCGGAGTTGTCTGTTAACCTCCCAATTTTCTTGCCAATTGGAATTCCTGTTCCCTACCGTGAGACCTTACCAGCGACATTAGTCAATGGGCTCAAGCGGAAAGTAGTGATGGATGCCATCACTGTGAT GAGCAGTAGCGATACCTATATGCTTCATCTTCCGGCATTGCGGGGGGAAGAGAACCATATAATGATGTTCCTTCTTTATCTTGTCAAGAATGGACTAGAACCAGAAGTTACCACGGCATGGATGAATTCCACAGAAGGCCAGAGTATATACGACCACACCTTGACAAGAATGCGGGAACAACTACAATCATTGGAGCAATCTATTTTGTGTCTGAATACCTTGCGCGCTTATCTTTACCTTCTCGACCCACCTGAGCCGGCCATAGAACCTGTCTACGCTTGCTACCTTTGCGACTTTACTTATCTTCTACACGGCGACACGCAAATCAATCGGAGAAGTGTATTAGAGGTGGTAGCAGGCTCTGCTCAAAAGACGTTGATACGTCTTCCACCTGGCGTTGCCCAGATTGCTATGCCTATTACCAGGCCACCGCCGGTACACTGGTGTGATGGATTTGTTGACCGGTATTGGCAACATCGGTCAAATGAAGCAATGACGCATGAAGAAGCTTACCGAAGGACTGTTCTTTCCATTGCAA CATATCCTGCAATGCCTCAGAAAGAACAACAAATCACTCCAGAGCTAGTCAGCTGGCTTGTCGATTTACGACCCGGGCAAGTACAGGATATTGGAGGGGATGTCACAACACAGCACATCCAGGAGGAATTGAAGAACTCCATGTACCTTGGCAACTATCTCGGTAAAGAGGTCTGCTATATTGGATCTTCCTGGCCAGGAGGGGGCACATCTTCCCAATCTACTGGGGAAAGAATTATCTTGGGAGAACACGCCTCTGAGCTGGCTCAACAGCTTTGCCTATTACATGAACTCATCATATTCGACCTTGGCTCTGG GGACTCTGAAAAGTTACTGCCGATATTTAACGAGCTCGAGAAAGCAGAGAAGGCTTGTCGCTATTTCGCAGTCGATGTCAACAGGGCTTCACTTGAAAGCCATGTTCAGCGCTTAAGTAAGCGATATAAACACGTGGACTGCTATGGGCTCCACGGAAGTTTCGAAGACGCAAGGAGAGTAGCGATGGGTATGCCAGGGAAGAAAGTTGGTATCTCATGCTCCTCCACATTGACCGACTTTGAACCCAAAAAACTTCACCGAATCTTACAAGGTTGGCACGAGGTGGTGGACCAGCTCATCGTCAGTCAGCATGAGCCggtggagaagaaggagttGGAAATCTCCTATCACACGACTCAATTCACTGAATTCGTGAGAGGTGGCTGGGATCAGGCAAACAGGCTTTTAGGGTGGACAGAATTTGACGATGAACGGTGGAAACTTCAGTGCGAAATTACTGATCTGCCTCAGTGTCACATGTTTCGTT CGGAGGACTTTCAGCGCATAATCCAGAACTCCGGATGGAGAGTATCGAAATGCTACCAAGATGGGAAGACCAAGATGT CGATGTATAATATCATCCCAGCTCAAAAGGCCGACGCTGGGCCTTGCAGGCTGCCCCACCGGCTCAACACGCTTGAGGTCTGTAACCCAATAGAGTAG
- a CDS encoding hypothetical protein (At least one base has a quality score < 10): METLLLLPDGQRMMPEIFGEGGTFERGKTFGPLHVNYGKEVIRKGERMVVCTGSSQSTETNSEPDFLYIDGNAVALNLYVPEGFASVLTFKPRNFYLAIWSMDDPPICVAVFKIKYDEPSSQTSTEYLRSRLTYNVTQDEGRSRDDEKKGQMATHKVAPGQEKIALVPYPTGGHIDGHTQDTWHGNIFNRAEGCYVFVHNDKTQIFEICLSQEMVADLEIEKNPKEELQHDMANAGTAFRW; the protein is encoded by the exons ATGGAAACTCTACTTCTCCTTCCTGATGGCCAGAGAATGATGCCAGAAATATTTGGTGAGGGCGGCACCTTTGAAAGAGGCAAGACATTTGGCCCACTTCATGTCAACTATGGAAAGGAAGTGATTCGAAAGGGTGAAA GAATGGTTGTTTGCACCGGATCGAGCCAAAGCACGGAGACGAATTCTGAGCCAGACTTTCTTTATATCGATGGAAACGCCGTGGCATTGAACCTATACGTACCTGAGGGCTTTGCATCGGTGCTTACCTTTAAACCAAGGAATTTCTATCTAGCAATTTGGTCTATGGATGATCCACCCATTTGCGTTGCCGTATTCAAGATTAAATATGACGAACCCAGCAGTCAGACTTCTACAGAATACCTTCGTTCTAGATTGACTTATAACGTTACCCAGGATGAAGGTCGTTCTcgagatgacgagaagaagggtcAAATGGCTACTCACAAGGTCGCTCCCGGTCAAGAAAAA ATTGCACTGGTGCCTTACCCTACCGGCGGGCATATTGACGGCCATACTCAAGATACTTGGCATGGCAACATCTTCAATCGAGCTGAGGGATGCTACGTATTTGTCCACAACGATAAGACCCAGATCTTCGAAATATGTCTATCGCAGGAGATGGTAGCCGATCTCGAAATCGAGAAGAATCCAAAGGAAGAGCTACAACACGATATGGCGAATGCTGGTACTGCGTTCAGATGGTAG